Proteins encoded by one window of Salvia splendens isolate huo1 chromosome 5, SspV2, whole genome shotgun sequence:
- the LOC121804035 gene encoding titin-like — MGKKAFAKKTKPSRRETPEARPQPTPPAPVAQPSPMVSLDAMMTFLRQQDPTRDWTTALTSFGQTGGVGTTSSEAPPTPVSHAAVSVPDSAELDAIATHYDSYSEERKKKSSQVGNREKATSGNIPEGRPFQVVGGEGEVPSKEKEPVDPQVKVGDDRIQVREEGTASTEVKDTGTETAEPEVEAPTAVAPQVVKPIPVRRKLVVKADPKADSPKPQRVSQRCLAAAHEAPVHDQRQEGMEKAVEEIAEESRQIRAEMIGLASDQEQRQARMEKAMDEVREENKQLKAEMVKLA, encoded by the exons ATGGGTAAGAAAGCATTCGCCAAGAAAACCAAACCCAGCCGCCGAGAAACTCCGGAGGCACGACCACAGCCAACCCCACCAGCACCCGTCGCTCAGCCATCGCCCATGGTTTCCTTGGATGCCATGATGACATTTCTTCGCCAACAGGACCCAACTAGGGACTGGACGACGGCTCTGACCAGTTTCGGCCAAACGGGGGGCGTCGGAACCACATCCAGCGAAGCTCCGCCTACGCCGGTCAGTCATGCCGCAGTTTCAGTACCAGATTCGGCAGAACTCGACGCTATCGCCACACATTACGACTCCTACTCTGAGGAGCGTAAGAAAAAGTCGAGTCAAG taggAAACAGGGAGAAAGCCACATCAGGAAACATACCGGAAGGCCGACCTTTCCAGGTTGTAGGAGGGGAAGGAGAAGTaccgagtaaagaaaaagaaccaGTAGACCCCCAAGTGAAAGTCGGGGATGATAGAATACAAGTAAGAGAGGAAGGTACTGCGTCTACGGAAGTCAAGGACacaggaacagagacagcagAGCCAGAAGTAGAAGCACCCACCGCAGTGGCACCTCAGGTTGTAAAGCCGATTCCGGTCAGGCGAAAACTGGTGGTGAAAGCAGACCCCAAGGCAGACTCGCCCAAGCCGCAGAGGGTgtcgcaacgttgtttgg cagcagctcatgaagcaccggtACACGACCAGAggcaagaggggatggaaaaagctgtggAGGAAATAGCGGAGGAaagcagacagataagggcagaaatgatcggattggcatcagACCAGGAACAacgtcaagccagaatggagaaggcaATGGACGAAGTgagagaggagaataagcagTTGAAggcagagatggtcaagctagcgtGA